One genomic window of Lepeophtheirus salmonis chromosome 5, UVic_Lsal_1.4, whole genome shotgun sequence includes the following:
- the LOC121118095 gene encoding uncharacterized protein isoform X2, whose product MDTSKSRSSSHRHSRRLGQGPSSDCSGSSCSTTRLPTSSTLPSRFSSTVPPTEMSKEEWLKEIERREFYKNYNAMDGAITAVVLGGFFAFVCLLVVYKTKCKPMWKNRGKKLTNTPATQSNADVDICGSGLPPNNGDHRTHDIDYNNDEEDDEEDEDEEERRDQIQRTSILNSPPILSVTPAAEDFGFECIPLRMGGFSSSHDDEGDLYYLDECGNYLFPVPTPNEPDLCSCSQQPSSLPQYHSTLDSTLEPRRNSQVSSVSNAYTVKSLPGAYLYIPVVDPKCIMPLGSVKRSLSDPEIHFASPSLDHLLILTVNPSSEQNAKRGSLGAFPSSAGSLCTRPALIYKEKKGCLQQRSFSIQVEPATINIQITTPTPTLSPAPSMNSFNGTIHHHPLPLESVEESAGEIESAASFADRSCSIESYPEEKIGENNEENSDYNKQPSSVKSVSEMSASGQIRGMNYRKSRVSSLQEPSIGLRQRRFRTIRQLTLPANSSSTYLTVPAGRSKNSSSSPSSSSGDKRTNSFCSIVSEDDGDIFDSEGQLKGSSDESPVVFSRRSSIIKRAKHSISEYSDLCGEEFQSDISELFLPSGRVTLAMEEEIDDDDFDARGGGVFGSGGRNDEGGGILSEEGFLPYDSSKNPLERNNQSSSCSGSSLDSETSIHQFTVPVTIEHPPPGLRSSLSSDEESFPQKGASPRPIPQHVFSQREKDNPVGENDLEADLNDQEILEVVVLVEEELQQSPQGIEDESECVGIRRMDAESGDKVKEGEHLQQDEDEEEGDFHMVLVRDIGVQVSGDSPNLSLARSSSSTLILKSPSEKLSSGSSTSSSSSSSSNQQTDTYVEKFPPEILF is encoded by the exons ATGGACACTTCAAAAAGCCGTTCCTCTTCCCATCGTCATTCTCGTCGTCTGGGACAGGGCCCCTCCTCCGACTGCTCTGGATCCAGTTGTTCAACAACACGTCTTCCGACGAGCTCCACTCTTCCAAGCCGGTTTTCCTCGACCGTTCCTCCTACAGAAATGTCCAAAGAAGAATGGCTAAAAGAAATCGAGAGGCGAGAgttctacaaaaattacaatGCAATGGATGGAGCAATAACAGCCGTTGTTCTCGGAGGGTTTTTTGCATTTGTATGTCTACTCGTAGTGTATAAAACCAAGTGTAAGCCCATGTGGAAAAACCGAGGCAAGAAATTAACTAATACTCCAGCCACTCAAAGTAATGCAGATGTCGACATATGTGGTTCAGGATTGCCACCCAATAATGGGGATCATCGAACTCATGACATAGATTATAACAATGACGAAGAGGATGACGAAGAGGATGAGGATGAAGAAGAGAGGAGGGATCAAATTCAAAGAACTTCCATATTAAATTCACCACCAATACTCAGTGTAACACCCGCAGCAGAGGACTTTGGTTTCGAGTGTATTCCTCTTCGAATGGGCGGTTTTTCTTCATCCCATGACGATGAGGGTGATTTGTACTATTTGGATGAGTGTGGAAATTATTTGTTCCCAGTTCCAACTCCAAATGAACCCGATTTGTGTTCATGCTCTCAACAGCCTTCCTCTCTTCCTCAATATCATTCTACACTAGATTCAACCCTTGAGCCCAGAAGAAATTCACAA GTGAGCTCTGTGTCAAATGCTTACACTGTAAAGAGTCTACCCGGAGCATATCTGTATATTCCAGTGGTAGACCCCAAGTGCATCATGCCACTGGGTTCAGTGAAGCGCTCATTGTCCGATCCGGAAATCCACTTTGCATCCCCAAGTCTAGACCATCTACTTATTCTCACAGTTAATCCCTCCTCTGAGCAAAACG CGAAGCGTGGGAGTTTAGGTGCATTCCCAAGTAGTGCTGGTAGTCTTTGTACTCGCCCAGCTCTCATCtacaaagaaaagaaaggatGCCTCCAACAACGATCATTTTCAATTCAGGTCGAACCAGCAACCATCAACATTCAAATCACTACCCCTACTCCAACACTGTCCCCTGCTCCAAGTATGAATAGTTTTAATGGAACCATTCATCATCATCCACTTCCACTCGAGTCAGTTGAGGAATCAGCCGGGGAAATTGAGTCAGCTGCTTCTTTTGCGGATAGGAGTTGCAGTATTGAGTCGTATCCGGAGGAAAAAATAGGAGAAAACAACGAAGAAAATTCAGATTATAATAAACAACCTAGTTCTGTTAAAAGTGTCAGTGAAATGAGTGCCAGTGGACAGATTCGGGGAATGAATTATCGTAAATCtcgagtctcaagtcttcaAGAGCCCTCTATAGGCCTACGTCAAAGGAGATTTAGGACAATTCGTCAATTAACATTACCTGCAAATTCCTCATCGACTTATTTAACAGTTCCGGCGGGAAGGAGTAAGAATTCATCTAGTTCTCCTAGTAGCAGCAGCGGCGATAAGCGAACAAATTCATTTTGTTCAATTGTATCTGAGGATGATGGTGATATTTTTGATTCCGAGGGTCAGCTCAAAGGCTCATCAGATGAGTCTCCAGTCGTTTTTAGTCGTAGGAGTAGCATTATCAAAAGAGCCAAGCATTCAATTTCTGAATATAGTGATCTATGTGGGGAAGAATTTCAATCCGATATATCTGAGCTCTTTCTTCCTTCAGGCCGAGTGACCCTTGCAATGGAAGAGGAAATAGATGACGATGATTTTGATGCTAGGGGAGGCGGCGTCTTCGGTTCTGGTGGCAGGAATGATGAGGGGGGTGGTATATTGAGTGAAGAAGGTTTCCTTCCTTATGATTCCTCTAAAAACCCATTAGAAAGAAACAATCAGTCCAGTTCTTGCTCAGGTTCATCCCTCGACTCGGAGACTTCAATTCACCAATTTACCGTTCCAGTTACAATCGAACATCCTCCACCGGGTTTGCGATCATCTTTATCTTCGGATGAAGAGTCTTTTCCTCAAAAAGGAGCTTCTCCTAGACCTATTCCTCAACATGTTTTCTCTCAAAGGGAAAAAGACAATCCAGTGGGGGAAAATGATTTAGAAGCAGATTTAAATGATCAAGAAATACTCGAAGTTGTTGTTTTAGTAGAAGAGGAGCTACAACAATCCCCCCAGGGCATAGAGGACGAGAGCGAATGCGTTGGTATAAGAAGGATGGATGCGGAAAGTGGAGACAAAGTAAAAGAGGGCGAACATCTTCAACAAGACGAGGATGAGGAGGAGGGAGATTTTCATATGGTGCTAGTGCGGGACATTGGCGTTCAAGTTTCTGGAGATTCTCCCAATTTAAGTTTAGCTCGGAGCTCATCCTCAACTCTGATATTAAAATCTCCCTCAGAGAAGCTTTCTAGCGGCTCCTCAACCTCTTCTTCGTCATCATCCTCAAGCAATCAGCAAACAGACACTTATGTAGAAAAATTCCCaccagaaatattattttag
- the LOC121118095 gene encoding uncharacterized protein isoform X1 has protein sequence MDTSKSRSSSHRHSRRLGQGPSSDCSGSSCSTTRLPTSSTLPSRFSSTVPPTEMSKEEWLKEIERREFYKNYNAMDGAITAVVLGGFFAFVCLLVVYKTKCKPMWKNRGKKLTNTPATQSNADVDICGSGLPPNNGDHRTHDIDYNNDEEDDEEDEDEEERRDQIQRTSILNSPPILSVTPAAEDFGFECIPLRMGGFSSSHDDEGDLYYLDECGNYLFPVPTPNEPDLCSCSQQPSSLPQYHSTLDSTLEPRRNSQVRTVSSVSNAYTVKSLPGAYLYIPVVDPKCIMPLGSVKRSLSDPEIHFASPSLDHLLILTVNPSSEQNAKRGSLGAFPSSAGSLCTRPALIYKEKKGCLQQRSFSIQVEPATINIQITTPTPTLSPAPSMNSFNGTIHHHPLPLESVEESAGEIESAASFADRSCSIESYPEEKIGENNEENSDYNKQPSSVKSVSEMSASGQIRGMNYRKSRVSSLQEPSIGLRQRRFRTIRQLTLPANSSSTYLTVPAGRSKNSSSSPSSSSGDKRTNSFCSIVSEDDGDIFDSEGQLKGSSDESPVVFSRRSSIIKRAKHSISEYSDLCGEEFQSDISELFLPSGRVTLAMEEEIDDDDFDARGGGVFGSGGRNDEGGGILSEEGFLPYDSSKNPLERNNQSSSCSGSSLDSETSIHQFTVPVTIEHPPPGLRSSLSSDEESFPQKGASPRPIPQHVFSQREKDNPVGENDLEADLNDQEILEVVVLVEEELQQSPQGIEDESECVGIRRMDAESGDKVKEGEHLQQDEDEEEGDFHMVLVRDIGVQVSGDSPNLSLARSSSSTLILKSPSEKLSSGSSTSSSSSSSSNQQTDTYVEKFPPEILF, from the exons ATGGACACTTCAAAAAGCCGTTCCTCTTCCCATCGTCATTCTCGTCGTCTGGGACAGGGCCCCTCCTCCGACTGCTCTGGATCCAGTTGTTCAACAACACGTCTTCCGACGAGCTCCACTCTTCCAAGCCGGTTTTCCTCGACCGTTCCTCCTACAGAAATGTCCAAAGAAGAATGGCTAAAAGAAATCGAGAGGCGAGAgttctacaaaaattacaatGCAATGGATGGAGCAATAACAGCCGTTGTTCTCGGAGGGTTTTTTGCATTTGTATGTCTACTCGTAGTGTATAAAACCAAGTGTAAGCCCATGTGGAAAAACCGAGGCAAGAAATTAACTAATACTCCAGCCACTCAAAGTAATGCAGATGTCGACATATGTGGTTCAGGATTGCCACCCAATAATGGGGATCATCGAACTCATGACATAGATTATAACAATGACGAAGAGGATGACGAAGAGGATGAGGATGAAGAAGAGAGGAGGGATCAAATTCAAAGAACTTCCATATTAAATTCACCACCAATACTCAGTGTAACACCCGCAGCAGAGGACTTTGGTTTCGAGTGTATTCCTCTTCGAATGGGCGGTTTTTCTTCATCCCATGACGATGAGGGTGATTTGTACTATTTGGATGAGTGTGGAAATTATTTGTTCCCAGTTCCAACTCCAAATGAACCCGATTTGTGTTCATGCTCTCAACAGCCTTCCTCTCTTCCTCAATATCATTCTACACTAGATTCAACCCTTGAGCCCAGAAGAAATTCACAAGTAAGAACG GTGAGCTCTGTGTCAAATGCTTACACTGTAAAGAGTCTACCCGGAGCATATCTGTATATTCCAGTGGTAGACCCCAAGTGCATCATGCCACTGGGTTCAGTGAAGCGCTCATTGTCCGATCCGGAAATCCACTTTGCATCCCCAAGTCTAGACCATCTACTTATTCTCACAGTTAATCCCTCCTCTGAGCAAAACG CGAAGCGTGGGAGTTTAGGTGCATTCCCAAGTAGTGCTGGTAGTCTTTGTACTCGCCCAGCTCTCATCtacaaagaaaagaaaggatGCCTCCAACAACGATCATTTTCAATTCAGGTCGAACCAGCAACCATCAACATTCAAATCACTACCCCTACTCCAACACTGTCCCCTGCTCCAAGTATGAATAGTTTTAATGGAACCATTCATCATCATCCACTTCCACTCGAGTCAGTTGAGGAATCAGCCGGGGAAATTGAGTCAGCTGCTTCTTTTGCGGATAGGAGTTGCAGTATTGAGTCGTATCCGGAGGAAAAAATAGGAGAAAACAACGAAGAAAATTCAGATTATAATAAACAACCTAGTTCTGTTAAAAGTGTCAGTGAAATGAGTGCCAGTGGACAGATTCGGGGAATGAATTATCGTAAATCtcgagtctcaagtcttcaAGAGCCCTCTATAGGCCTACGTCAAAGGAGATTTAGGACAATTCGTCAATTAACATTACCTGCAAATTCCTCATCGACTTATTTAACAGTTCCGGCGGGAAGGAGTAAGAATTCATCTAGTTCTCCTAGTAGCAGCAGCGGCGATAAGCGAACAAATTCATTTTGTTCAATTGTATCTGAGGATGATGGTGATATTTTTGATTCCGAGGGTCAGCTCAAAGGCTCATCAGATGAGTCTCCAGTCGTTTTTAGTCGTAGGAGTAGCATTATCAAAAGAGCCAAGCATTCAATTTCTGAATATAGTGATCTATGTGGGGAAGAATTTCAATCCGATATATCTGAGCTCTTTCTTCCTTCAGGCCGAGTGACCCTTGCAATGGAAGAGGAAATAGATGACGATGATTTTGATGCTAGGGGAGGCGGCGTCTTCGGTTCTGGTGGCAGGAATGATGAGGGGGGTGGTATATTGAGTGAAGAAGGTTTCCTTCCTTATGATTCCTCTAAAAACCCATTAGAAAGAAACAATCAGTCCAGTTCTTGCTCAGGTTCATCCCTCGACTCGGAGACTTCAATTCACCAATTTACCGTTCCAGTTACAATCGAACATCCTCCACCGGGTTTGCGATCATCTTTATCTTCGGATGAAGAGTCTTTTCCTCAAAAAGGAGCTTCTCCTAGACCTATTCCTCAACATGTTTTCTCTCAAAGGGAAAAAGACAATCCAGTGGGGGAAAATGATTTAGAAGCAGATTTAAATGATCAAGAAATACTCGAAGTTGTTGTTTTAGTAGAAGAGGAGCTACAACAATCCCCCCAGGGCATAGAGGACGAGAGCGAATGCGTTGGTATAAGAAGGATGGATGCGGAAAGTGGAGACAAAGTAAAAGAGGGCGAACATCTTCAACAAGACGAGGATGAGGAGGAGGGAGATTTTCATATGGTGCTAGTGCGGGACATTGGCGTTCAAGTTTCTGGAGATTCTCCCAATTTAAGTTTAGCTCGGAGCTCATCCTCAACTCTGATATTAAAATCTCCCTCAGAGAAGCTTTCTAGCGGCTCCTCAACCTCTTCTTCGTCATCATCCTCAAGCAATCAGCAAACAGACACTTATGTAGAAAAATTCCCaccagaaatattattttag
- the LOC121118170 gene encoding uncharacterized protein, with product MKNLQMLFITCPTIILSLLIGSSGCRPQEVVDPVRNLTEGVINGIFGFVRGTGDFIQNVTQNGNPDIQQTVDRVLDITSNATQAVVEGVFSSAPNLLNNSAHVIRGIAKTSQDSRPIIRSGVKEYNRHIDLAAKFVRAYGQVSIDNLGRFMEFFGSRFRCNTECEGMAKGSDSRLTCEKKYCIDYKAPQTYNLTPDDYVNTEDDDSDVV from the exons ATGAAGAATCTTCAAATGCTCTTCATTACGTgt CCAACAATTATACTATCTCTTCTCATCGGATCATCTGGATGCCGTCCTCAGGAAGTAGTAGACCCTGTACGTAACTTGACTGAAGGAGTCATTAATGGTATTTTTGGGTTCGTGAGAGGAACGGGGGATTTCATCCAGAACGTTACACAAAATGGCAATCCG GACATACAACAAACCGTGGATCGCGTTTTAGATATCACATCAAATGCAACACAAGCCGTCGTGGAGGGTGTTTTCTCATCAGCaccaaatttattgaataactcCGCTCATGTTATTCGTGGGATAGCAAAGACATCTCAGGATTCAAGGCCCATTATACGGAGTGGTGTGAAAGAGTATAATCGTCACATAGATCTTGCTGCAAAATTCGTTAGGGCATATGGTCAAGTTAGCATCGATAATTTGGGGCGATTCATGGAg TTCTTTGGGTCTAGATTTCGTTGCAACACAGAGTGTGAAGGAATGGCAAAAGGAAGTGATTCTAGATTGACTTGTGAGAAGAAATATTGTATTGATTACAAAGCACCACAGACTTACAATTTAACACCGGATGACTATGTAAATACGGAAGATGACGATTCAGATGTGGTATAa